TACCGGAATTGCCCTGTGGCAGTCATGCAATTCAAAGGTATGACATAACTCCCTTGCCTTTACTGGAACACCTTACAGTGCAATTGAATATCGATTCAGTAATACACAGGCTGTTATCATGAACAATCTTACCACTCATAACATAATGCAAAGAAATAACGCTCAGGCGAATCTGGCCGGAAACCTGCAATCCCAGCCAATTACTATTTTTGCAGCGTAACGTAGCGAACTATAATGAAAAAAGCCAGATTATTTTATACAAAAAAAGAACGAATAATTTATCACGTTGAAAACTTCACGGAAGATCGGGAACAATTTACCCTGAGTAGAATAGGCCCAGCCAAAGCCTGAAACTTCTATCACCAGCGAGAGGATAAGACAGGATTCTCTTGATTTTACAGGTTGACTTCTTTCTTTCTATATGGGTGAGTCTCTACTCTTTTTGACTGAACTTCCCATTTTGTAAAAAACAAATTACCTCTCTTATCACCTCATCATTCTTCATTAAGAAAGGATGCGCCACAGGTAATGTAATATGATCGGTCATACCAGCGAGTTTTGTATTATCCACTGATACCTTGCCGTCATCAGGGTCGGGCAGCATTGATGATAATATAGGGTTGATGCTTTTCGTGCCTGCGATAATCCCTACATAAATATTTGACGGCCCAAGACTCGCCGGGATACTCATACTGTCTGTACCAAGCTCTTTAACGGCAGGGCCATTAAACCACACGAATCCCGGAACCTTTTTAAGCTTGTCAACCACCTGACTCCCCTTATTCGGAGGTCCAAGCATAACAACCCTGCCCAGGTTTTTTATTTTCCCGGTGCTTAAGTATTGCCTGACAAGAATGCCGCCCAGGGAGTGGGTTACAAAGTGTATCTTGCTGTTTTCCGGGCATCGGACAAGAGCATTATCTATGGACTCTTTTGCCAGCTTTTCAATACCGTATTTTCTGGAAGGGTAATTATAATTAACAGTGAAATATCCCTTTTCTTTTAAAGCCGATTCCATCCTGTTAAATGAGCTGCTGCTCCTGGCAAGACCATGTAAAAGGATCACGCATTCGTCTGAGAAAACATATGATTGTATGCCCATAATAAAAATAACTATTCTGATCAGTAATCTCATATCTAAAAGCTTTGTTCACTCAGTAACAATTTTAATAGCGCCTATCCCAAACAGGGCCTCGAACATATTTGCAGCGCCGCCATGCTCTACAATTTTCCCATTAACGACCTTGTCTACATTAACAGTAGTAATCTCGACCTTTTTTCCTGTCGGTTTCATGCCGAGCCATTCTCCGATATGTGTAGCACGAGCTGTAATGCATGATACAACCCACTCTCCCTCTGCTATCTGTTTTTCTATGATCAGATGCAAATCAGGAAATGTCTTTCGCACCCCTGTAATATGCTCTCTGGCCCCCTCCACCCCAATCTTTTTCCTTTCCGGGTCAAGGGCTTCAACATAATCAGGTGAGATGTATTGATCCAGGTTATCCACATTACCGGTGTTCGCCGCCTCAATGTATCGCTGTACAAGCTTTTTGTTATCTTCAATAGTCATCGCTTCATTCTTACCTCATTTCTTTTTTTGTCTGTTACCAAGGGTATTAGTTGCTTTTGTATTCAGACCTCCTGTCCCTTCTTCTTACAAATTCGCTCATATATTTTTCGCCCTTCATCAATCAGTTTTTTAGCGATGTATTTTCCTGAATAACCAAAGGCACCGGTAACAGCATGTATTTTATTATCCATATATTCTCTCAATAAAATATTATACGAAAATGGTTTTGCATAATGTTCTCATAGTGTTGCGAATCAGGCTATCAGTATGCTTTTTGCCCTTATGTATCTCTTCGATAGTCATTTACAAAGAGCCTTTAAATTCATGATTTTCTATGATAACCAAGGGAACCTGGTAATTTTGGATTCTATAATGATACTCATAAGCAGTTTCATAACCAAGCCTTTTATATAATCCAATCGCTGATTTGTTTTCCGCTATTACCTGTATATAAGATGAAGAAGCCCCATTTTCAAAAGCCCATTGTAACATACCGCTGATCAGCTTATATCCATACCCTTTATTCCGGTGTTGCGGATGGGTCACGATATCGAATAGGCCGAATAAACCATCGGATAAAACACCAAGCCCGCAGGAAATAATTGCATTTTCTACAGATAGTGACGCAAGAATATGTCTCGCCTTAATGTTATTAATTATTTTTATGTGGGTAGAATGTGACTTTATTTCTTTGCCGGATAATTCACAAAAATATTTCATCCATTCGGGAACTGTTACAGGATCAAATTCAAGGGATTGAAACTCCCTGTTTTTCAGTTCCAGAGATAATACAAGCGAATGATCATCTTTTGTGTAACCTCTTGCGTCAAGAATTCTCTCTATTTCAGTATTATCATTAAAAGACAGCAACCTGAAAATGCACGGTTGCTTTTTAGAATTGTAGAGGTGCTCATATTGTTGTATCAGGCTTTTCAGCGAATCTGTTCCGGGAGTCAGTACAGTAATAGAGTTTGCCCTTTTTGTATACCCGTCAGCAAAGCGCGATATCCAGCCATTATCATCAAACTCTTCAAATGCGGGCCATGCTTTTAAACCTGCTTTTTCGATCCTGATAATATTCATAGCCTTATTATTTGTTCAGCATACCTTCCAGTATCTCTGCTGCGCTTTTTACATATTTAGGACAGAGTGTATAAAACAGGTTTTCTTCTTTTGCTTTTTTAATACCATCAGCAGTCGCGACATTACAGCCAAGAAGCTCCTTACAATCTGTTGAGCCATACCTCTGCTCAAAACTTTTTGTAAACTCAACCACAGCATCATACACCTTTTTACGACCATCCGCAGTTACGCAGTTTTGATCCCCTAATTTTAAACCGAGAACCATATATGCACCTGTAACCGCCCCACAGGTTTTGCCATTACGCATACCACCACCAAATCCGGCAGAAATCTTCAGGGCGGTCTCTTCGTCAAGATCAAACAGTTCGCAATACTCGGTGAGGATCGCCTGAGAACACGCATAGCCTTTGTTAAATTTATCGACAGCATTTATTATTCTATTCAATTCCATCCCCCATATAGGTTGTACTTCAACGGACACTTTTATTTCCTGCTGTTATTCTCAACTATTGATTGCAAGGCTTTAAAATGTTCAGTTATCTTGAAATAAATCTTAAACTCCTGGCCATTACTATTTTCACACTCGAAGTAATCAAACATATCTCCATTGTTTTCAGTTAGTGCCTGCTTCGATGGGAATAATTGAAGAGTCTTTAAGATATCATATTCCTCTTCAACCCTGAAGACGTGAAAAGCAGTTTCAAATGTTTTTCCATCACCAGAAGATAATATTGATCTGATCAGTCCTGAAGCCATGCGGGAATTCAGTTCAGATTCTTTTCCAAGCATATGATATGCATATGATTTTAATGTATGAGCCCTTATCCTTGTAAAATTTTGATCTAATATTTTATCAGCAGTTTTTATCACAGCCTCCCAGTCTTCATTTGAAAGGGCATCCCCCAGTTTTTTCTCAAGGAAGTTATCTTTATTTAAAAGATCTTTTTGAAGAGTTTGAAAATACCCATGTCTGAACTTTGTGAAATCGATATCAATCGGCCCACCTTTATAGTTATTTTTAATGTCTTTAACACAGTCATAATAGTACTTTTCCGCTTGGTCTGTATTTTGTGTAGAATTAACAGTAATTTTTTCTTTTTTACTGACACATCCTGAAAGCAACAAGGTGAAACAAACAACAAGTAATATTTTATAACTGTAATTTTTCATGATTATCCTTTTATTAGTACCGGTTTAACAATCTATTTTCAGTAAATATTTTTCTCTCGTCTTATAGTCTCCGATCAATAACTGTATCTTCCGCAAAAACAGCAACATAACCATCAGCATCAAGAGAATCCATCGCATCCTCGACAGCGACACGATCCTCATATGTGCCGAGATTTTCTACTGCCAGAACAAATGCTGACATTATGAGTAGGAGTAATACAATAAAAACAACCTGAAAAATACGCATGTGCTGCCCCTCTTTCTGATTCCCTTTTGAGTTGCAGGTTCTTTTCTTGCCTCGTTCCTAAGGTCACTTTAGGAACGAGGCACAACCAAACACAATAACTGCTGCCTATTTTTTAATTTCCAAACTGATACCCCAGTGTAAACATCAGGGCCTTATCGGTTTTTTCTCTTCCTGGTGACGGGCTTTTTTCCCAATCAATATTGTATTGCAGGGTAAGATTGAAACGCTCATATAATGGAACACGGATACCTGTCCTGCTTTTAATAAACATATCGTCAGTATCTTCAAGGCTTACAAAACCTTCATGGAAATGGAAAAACTGGAATGCCTTGTTGTAAAAAAACCTGTCATAATTGACTGCCCATCTGCCTGAAGAGTATGATTTATCCGGGGCAACAATATAATCATCACTCACATAATTTAAACCTGATTCAATGGAGAGATTTGTTTCCGGTGTTTCAAAAAACTGATGACCAACACCTACACCAAGTGCAGATCTGAGGCTCAGGTCCTTGAATTTATCCTTTTCAAAAAGTGAATTAGCATATGCAAACCATTTTTCTGACAGGAAATGATCATATTTTAGATAGCCAAGTGAATTGCTCTCTGTCTTTATGCCATTGTCTTCGCTTCTGTTAAGCTGACCTCCAGCTGTGTATCTGTTTTTTTCTGTTCTTGCAGAAAATTCTCCATCAAAGTGCGTTGTATCTTTTTCGGTGTTTCCGCTCGTAAATGTCATGCCAAGGTTTGCCCTGGCCTTTATCTTGAGAGGAGGCTCCTTGGGTGGGTTTACAGAGACAATATCGCCCATTGAAACAGATACAGGCTCAGAAATCTTGCTTGTATTAAACTTTATTTTACCCTGTTCAATGCCCTGAGGATTTCCGTGAATAAGGGTATCGTCACTTAAAAGAATGGTTATCTCTTTATCTGTTTTCAGATTGGCGATCTCAGTCCATTTGATGCCTATTTCATCTGCATATGAGGTTTTGATAACAAGCTTGCCTCCATTCATATTCAAGATCTCTCCTGTAATCCGGTCACCATTATTCAGGTATACCTCGTCAGCCATTATATTGTTAAAAGCTAATAAAGTTACTGTCAACATGGATAAAACAATACATTTGCATAAGACTTTCATAATAGTCTCCTTTCATTGCAGGGTTTATCAAACACAAAATAATAAAATTGAACTGTTGTTTAAAATAAGACTTCTTGGGAAACAGGTTTACTTATACAATAATATTGATTGGACTTACAGCATTTTCTTTTATTAGCTCAAGTTGAAATATGGTACGCCACCAGACATCCTTGTCTTTTTTTTGTTTTATTTTTAACAACCCGTAGGTCTCCTCATAAATATTTGCCCTGGGACCGACGGCTACTATATTTATCTCTTTATCTTTTTCTATCTGATAAATAATCCTGAATCTCTTCACCCGATAACTTTTTAATCCTTCAAGTTCATCCTTTAAGGCCTTTCCTACGCAAGGGTCTTCTGAGATCATTTTGAGTGCGCTTTTTATTTTCTTTTTAATATCCGGGTGCAAAGAACGTAAGTCCTTCACCAGATAATCAGGTATCCTCAGTTTATATATTGACAATACCTCTATTCATTGAATAATTCCTCTAATGAATAGAGTTTTGCAATTTTTTTTTCAGTGCTTTTACGCCCTTTTTTATTTCCTTAATAAAATCAGGATTGGATTGAATTGATATGGTCTCTTTCCATCCTTCGAATTCATCAGGACTTACCAGCACTGCTGCAGGCCTTCCATTTTTGGTTATAATTATTTCTTCGTCCAGATTGTTGACCCTGTCAACAAGGCTGCTCAGCTTTGTTTTCGCTTCAGAAAGAGATAATGTTTCCATTTTGTATCCTTAAAAAAATGAGCCAGAATTCTGGTCATTGTAGTTTTAATATTTTTTAGTGTCAATTATTTAAGAGAGCTGGGTAAAACATCGATCCGAGGCAGGTTTAACCAATGGAAATAAAAACATGAATTTTGAAATTGATCACTCTTCATCTACCCCCAGCTCTTCCTTTAGCTCTTCCATCCGGGTCTGGGCCTTTTCCCATTCTGAAATGGATTCTTCAAGGGTCTGTTTCAACTTTTTAAATTCATTCAAAAGAGGTACACTCTTGCTGCTATCCTTGAAGAGTTCAGGATCTGTAAGCATGCCTGATATCTCCTTTTCCCTTGCTTCAAGGGCTGAGATCTTTTCCTCAAGTTTTGCGCACTTTTCTTCAATGGGCTTAAGGGCGGCGTTAATCTCCTTGCGTCTTTCCGCCTTTTTCTTTCTAATCTCCTTTTTGTTTTCCGATAACCTCTGCTCCTGAATAACCGGCGCAGTGCCTGGCTCCTTCTCCCTGCCATCAGGGCTAACAGCAAGGGGTGAAGCACCCTCTTCCATCTCCTTAAGGTGCAGAAAATATTCCTTCAGGGTGCCGTGGTATTCTATAATCTGACCGTCCCTGATATCCCATATCTTTGTGGCAAGCCTGTTAATAAATGACTGATTGTGGGATACAAAGAGGAGTGTGCCGCTGTATTTATCAAGGGCATCTATAAGTATCTCGGAAGAGACAAGGTCAAGGTGATTTGTGGGTTCATCCATAACAAGCAGGTTACCGGGCTTTATAAGTATCTTTGCTAGTGCCACACGCGCCTTTTCACCACCTGAAAGCACCTTGACCGGCTTATCCACATCCTCACCTGAAAAGAGAAAGGCCCCGCATACCCCCCTCACAAAGCTTGTGCTCTCGTGCGGCACCACCTGATACACCTCTTCAAGGATAGTCTTTCTCTGGTCAAGCATCTCAGAGTGGTGCTGGGCATAATAGCTCATCTCAACATTGTGTCCCTGTACTATGGTGCCTGTGTCAGCGGGTATTTCATTTGCTATCATGCGGAGGAGTGTTGTCTTGCCATAGCCGTTAGGGCCTATGAGCCCTATCCTTTCACCCTTGAACACGTTAAGGTCTATATCCTTATAAAGCCTCTTTTCACCGAATGCCTTTGAGATGCTCCTTATTGTAAGCACCTGCCTCCCGCTCTGGGCCACCTCTGGAAATGTAAACCTGATCGTCCTCTGGCCCTTGTGGGTGCTCACTATCTCAATTTTTTTAAGGAGTTTGATCTTGCTCTGGGCCTGCCGAGCCTTGGTGGCCTTTGTCTTGAACCTCTCTATGAATTTTTTGGCATCCTTAACCTTCTGCTCCTGGTTCCTTGCCATTGCTTCAAGCCGGCTGTTTTCATCCTCCCTTAATACAAGGTACTGTTCATAGTTTCCCCTGTAACTCCTTATGCCTTCCGGTTCAAAACTTATAATGCGGTCTATCTGTCTATTTAAGAATTCCCTGTCATGACATACAAGGATTATTGCCCCTTTAAATTCACGTAGAAACTGCTCAAGCCACATCACCGAAGGCAGGTCAAGGTGGTTTGTGGGCTCATCAAGTAGGAGCAGATCAGGGGCCTGAAAAAGGAGGCTTGCTAGGGATGCCCTCATACGCCATCCGCCGCTCAGATGTGCAACAGGCTCGTTAAAACCCTGTTCTGTAAAGCCTAACCCTGCAAGTATCTTTTCCGCCCTGTGAGATGGGTACATGGATTCAATCAGGGTCATCTCATTGTGCAGTTCAGTTAAACGGCTCGCAAGTTTCACATGATCGG
The sequence above is a segment of the Desulfatiglans sp. genome. Coding sequences within it:
- a CDS encoding alpha/beta hydrolase, with the protein product MRLLIRIVIFIMGIQSYVFSDECVILLHGLARSSSSFNRMESALKEKGYFTVNYNYPSRKYGIEKLAKESIDNALVRCPENSKIHFVTHSLGGILVRQYLSTGKIKNLGRVVMLGPPNKGSQVVDKLKKVPGFVWFNGPAVKELGTDSMSIPASLGPSNIYVGIIAGTKSINPILSSMLPDPDDGKVSVDNTKLAGMTDHITLPVAHPFLMKNDEVIREVICFLQNGKFSQKE
- a CDS encoding ester cyclase: MTIEDNKKLVQRYIEAANTGNVDNLDQYISPDYVEALDPERKKIGVEGAREHITGVRKTFPDLHLIIEKQIAEGEWVVSCITARATHIGEWLGMKPTGKKVEITTVNVDKVVNGKIVEHGGAANMFEALFGIGAIKIVTE
- a CDS encoding GNAT family N-acetyltransferase; translation: MNIIRIEKAGLKAWPAFEEFDDNGWISRFADGYTKRANSITVLTPGTDSLKSLIQQYEHLYNSKKQPCIFRLLSFNDNTEIERILDARGYTKDDHSLVLSLELKNREFQSLEFDPVTVPEWMKYFCELSGKEIKSHSTHIKIINNIKARHILASLSVENAIISCGLGVLSDGLFGLFDIVTHPQHRNKGYGYKLISGMLQWAFENGASSSYIQVIAENKSAIGLYKRLGYETAYEYHYRIQNYQVPLVIIENHEFKGSL
- a CDS encoding C_GCAxxG_C_C family protein, whose protein sequence is MNRIINAVDKFNKGYACSQAILTEYCELFDLDEETALKISAGFGGGMRNGKTCGAVTGAYMVLGLKLGDQNCVTADGRKKVYDAVVEFTKSFEQRYGSTDCKELLGCNVATADGIKKAKEENLFYTLCPKYVKSAAEILEGMLNK
- a CDS encoding DUF4919 domain-containing protein, which gives rise to MKNYSYKILLVVCFTLLLSGCVSKKEKITVNSTQNTDQAEKYYYDCVKDIKNNYKGGPIDIDFTKFRHGYFQTLQKDLLNKDNFLEKKLGDALSNEDWEAVIKTADKILDQNFTRIRAHTLKSYAYHMLGKESELNSRMASGLIRSILSSGDGKTFETAFHVFRVEEEYDILKTLQLFPSKQALTENNGDMFDYFECENSNGQEFKIYFKITEHFKALQSIVENNSRK
- a CDS encoding DUF481 domain-containing protein, which produces MKVLCKCIVLSMLTVTLLAFNNIMADEVYLNNGDRITGEILNMNGGKLVIKTSYADEIGIKWTEIANLKTDKEITILLSDDTLIHGNPQGIEQGKIKFNTSKISEPVSVSMGDIVSVNPPKEPPLKIKARANLGMTFTSGNTEKDTTHFDGEFSARTEKNRYTAGGQLNRSEDNGIKTESNSLGYLKYDHFLSEKWFAYANSLFEKDKFKDLSLRSALGVGVGHQFFETPETNLSIESGLNYVSDDYIVAPDKSYSSGRWAVNYDRFFYNKAFQFFHFHEGFVSLEDTDDMFIKSRTGIRVPLYERFNLTLQYNIDWEKSPSPGREKTDKALMFTLGYQFGN
- a CDS encoding type II toxin-antitoxin system RelE/ParE family toxin; this encodes MKDLRSLHPDIKKKIKSALKMISEDPCVGKALKDELEGLKSYRVKRFRIIYQIEKDKEINIVAVGPRANIYEETYGLLKIKQKKDKDVWWRTIFQLELIKENAVSPINIIV
- a CDS encoding ATP-binding cassette domain-containing protein encodes the protein MSLLNIININLTLSKKEILKELSFQVEKGDRIGLIGPNGSGKTSLLRVISGEMHPDSGEVVLTGGSRFGYLSQDVDERLSGPLLQSIVDSIPGRKTIREEIRSIECLINSNQGNPDHVKLASRLTELHNEMTLIESMYPSHRAEKILAGLGFTEQGFNEPVAHLSGGWRMRASLASLLFQAPDLLLLDEPTNHLDLPSVMWLEQFLREFKGAIILVCHDREFLNRQIDRIISFEPEGIRSYRGNYEQYLVLREDENSRLEAMARNQEQKVKDAKKFIERFKTKATKARQAQSKIKLLKKIEIVSTHKGQRTIRFTFPEVAQSGRQVLTIRSISKAFGEKRLYKDIDLNVFKGERIGLIGPNGYGKTTLLRMIANEIPADTGTIVQGHNVEMSYYAQHHSEMLDQRKTILEEVYQVVPHESTSFVRGVCGAFLFSGEDVDKPVKVLSGGEKARVALAKILIKPGNLLVMDEPTNHLDLVSSEILIDALDKYSGTLLFVSHNQSFINRLATKIWDIRDGQIIEYHGTLKEYFLHLKEMEEGASPLAVSPDGREKEPGTAPVIQEQRLSENKKEIRKKKAERRKEINAALKPIEEKCAKLEEKISALEAREKEISGMLTDPELFKDSSKSVPLLNEFKKLKQTLEESISEWEKAQTRMEELKEELGVDEE